One region of Faecalibacter bovis genomic DNA includes:
- the queG gene encoding tRNA epoxyqueuosine(34) reductase QueG, whose product MHLPTEEHIKLERTQRIKAKAEALGFISCGVAKADFLEDEAPRLESWLNNNYQGEMSYMANHFDMRLDPRLLVDGAKSVISLAYNYYQDLNRNPDSYKIAMYAQGEDYHFVVKEKVRELLDFIQEEIGEVDGRAFTDSAPILEHAWATKAGIGWVGKNSLTLSKQKGSFFFLAELILDLDLIYDQPMQTDHCGKCTKCIDACPTEAILPNRVVNGSKCISYFTIELKDQIPNEMKGKFDDWIFGCDVCQEVCPWNRFSLPTQEHRFIGNENINQFSKKDWEEITEDVFRNIFKKSPVKRTKFNGLLRNIKFVKSLE is encoded by the coding sequence ATGCATCTTCCAACAGAAGAACATATAAAATTAGAAAGAACCCAACGTATTAAAGCGAAAGCCGAAGCGTTGGGTTTTATTTCTTGTGGAGTGGCGAAAGCCGATTTTTTAGAAGACGAAGCTCCTCGATTAGAATCTTGGTTGAATAATAATTACCAAGGTGAAATGAGTTATATGGCGAATCATTTTGATATGCGTTTAGATCCTCGATTATTAGTCGATGGTGCAAAATCGGTCATTTCATTAGCTTATAATTACTACCAAGATTTGAATCGGAATCCAGATTCGTACAAAATTGCCATGTATGCGCAAGGCGAGGATTATCATTTTGTGGTAAAAGAAAAAGTTCGCGAATTATTAGATTTTATTCAAGAAGAAATTGGTGAAGTTGATGGAAGAGCTTTTACAGATTCTGCTCCAATTTTAGAACATGCTTGGGCGACAAAAGCAGGAATCGGTTGGGTAGGAAAAAATTCGTTGACTTTATCTAAACAAAAAGGATCATTTTTCTTTTTGGCAGAATTAATTTTGGATTTGGATTTAATTTACGATCAACCAATGCAAACGGATCACTGTGGGAAATGTACCAAATGTATTGATGCTTGTCCTACAGAAGCGATTTTACCGAATCGTGTCGTAAATGGAAGTAAATGTATTTCCTATTTTACAATAGAATTGAAAGATCAAATTCCGAATGAAATGAAAGGTAAATTTGATGATTGGATTTTTGGATGTGATGTTTGTCAAGAAGTTTGTCCTTGGAATCGTTTTTCATTACCAACTCAAGAACATCGATTCATTGGAAACGAAAATATAAATCAATTTTCTAAAAAAGATTGGGAAGAAATAACCGAAGATGTTTTTAGAAATATTTTTAAAAAATCGCCTGTTAAACGAACTAAATTTAATGGTTTATTAAGAAATATAAAATTTGTAAAGTCTCTCGAGTAG
- the aroC gene encoding chorismate synthase: MLNSFGRLFKISTFGESHGIAIGGVIDGVPSGIQLDFDWIQQQLDRRKPGQSAIVTQRKEPDTVQFLSGIMDGFTTGASIGFIIPNDNQKSHDYDHIKDIYRPSHADYTYDKKYGIRDHRGGGRTSARETANWVVGGAIAKHIIPDIKITAYVSGVGNIKLENDYSKYNFSNIEETAVRCPDLVIAEQMIDRIKEIRKEGDTIGGEVTCVIQNVPVGLGEPIFDKLHARLGQAMLSINAVKGFEYGEGFASTEMKGSEINDQFNPDGTTKTNYSGGIQGGVSNGMDIYFKVAFKPVATLMQEQTTLNANGEMVEMHGKGRHDPCVVPRAVPIVEALAAMTLADMVLIQKTRNI, translated from the coding sequence ATTTTGAATTCTTTCGGAAGATTATTTAAAATTTCAACTTTTGGCGAAAGCCACGGAATTGCTATTGGCGGAGTGATAGATGGTGTTCCAAGCGGAATCCAATTGGATTTTGATTGGATTCAGCAACAATTAGATCGCCGAAAACCAGGACAATCTGCGATTGTAACACAACGTAAAGAACCAGATACTGTACAATTTTTATCTGGAATTATGGATGGATTTACAACTGGAGCTTCGATAGGTTTTATCATTCCGAACGACAATCAAAAATCACACGATTACGACCATATTAAAGACATTTATCGTCCTTCACATGCTGATTATACTTACGATAAAAAATATGGAATTCGTGATCACCGTGGTGGCGGACGCACATCTGCAAGAGAAACTGCTAATTGGGTCGTTGGTGGCGCAATTGCTAAACATATAATTCCTGACATCAAAATTACTGCTTATGTAAGTGGTGTTGGAAATATAAAATTAGAAAATGATTATTCGAAATATAATTTTTCTAACATAGAAGAAACTGCTGTTCGTTGCCCAGATTTAGTTATCGCTGAACAAATGATTGACCGAATTAAAGAAATCAGAAAAGAAGGTGATACAATTGGTGGTGAAGTAACTTGTGTGATACAAAACGTGCCAGTTGGTTTAGGCGAACCAATTTTTGATAAATTACATGCTCGTTTAGGACAAGCCATGTTATCAATTAACGCGGTAAAAGGTTTTGAATACGGTGAAGGTTTTGCTTCAACTGAGATGAAAGGATCTGAAATAAATGACCAATTTAATCCTGATGGAACGACAAAAACAAATTACTCTGGAGGAATTCAAGGTGGTGTTTCAAATGGAATGGATATTTATTTTAAAGTTGCTTTCAAACCTGTTGCAACTCTAATGCAAGAACAAACAACATTAAATGCAAACGGCGAAATGGTCGAAATGCACGGTAAAGGTCGTCACGATCCTTGTGTTGTTCCAAGAGCTGTTCCTATCGTGGAAGCTTTGGCTGCTATGACGCTTGCAGATATGGTTTTAATCCAAAAAACAAGAAACATATAA
- the hutI gene encoding imidazolonepropionase, which produces MKIIGPFRQILTLANLPLKGALKDEQLEIIEEGGILIDNDTILAVDQFENLKKNHPNVELDLIETDQVLLPGFIDSHTHICFGGNRAKDFAMRLNGKTYLEIAESGGGIWSTVTQTRAKTADELKDITLNRAEILAKKGTTTAEVKSGYALSVEGEIAMLEGINLANQECEIDLIPTFLGAHMKAKDFQGTNQEYLEVLVNEVFPIIKEKQLTNRVDIFVEQSAFSVEEGDYFLNEATKQGFEITVHADQFTPGGSKLAIKYNALSADHLEFSGEKEIHELAFSDVVATVLPGASIGLGMQYSPARKLLDTGCCVSIASDWNPGSAPMGDLLTQASILATFEKLSMAEVLAAITFRAAKALNLSDRGTLEKGKKADFISFPTAEFQNIIYYQGQVQPNYVWKNGNLIHKN; this is translated from the coding sequence ATGAAAATCATAGGTCCATTCCGACAAATTCTTACTCTAGCCAATTTACCACTTAAAGGTGCTTTAAAAGACGAACAATTAGAAATTATTGAAGAAGGTGGAATTTTAATAGATAATGACACAATTTTAGCGGTAGATCAATTCGAAAATTTAAAAAAAAATCATCCTAACGTTGAACTAGATTTAATCGAAACGGATCAAGTTCTTCTTCCTGGATTTATCGATTCTCATACACATATCTGTTTTGGTGGGAATAGAGCAAAAGATTTTGCGATGCGATTGAATGGTAAAACCTATTTAGAAATTGCTGAAAGTGGTGGTGGAATTTGGTCTACTGTTACACAGACAAGAGCAAAAACTGCCGATGAATTAAAAGACATCACTTTAAATCGTGCCGAAATATTAGCGAAAAAAGGAACAACAACAGCAGAAGTTAAAAGTGGTTATGCACTTTCGGTCGAAGGTGAAATTGCTATGTTAGAAGGGATCAATTTAGCCAATCAAGAATGTGAAATAGATTTAATTCCTACTTTTCTTGGAGCTCACATGAAGGCTAAAGATTTTCAAGGAACAAACCAAGAATATTTAGAAGTTTTGGTGAACGAAGTCTTTCCTATTATTAAAGAAAAGCAATTAACAAATCGTGTAGATATTTTTGTCGAACAATCAGCATTTTCTGTAGAAGAAGGTGATTATTTTTTAAATGAAGCCACAAAACAAGGTTTTGAAATTACAGTACATGCCGATCAATTTACACCAGGAGGAAGTAAATTAGCCATTAAATATAACGCTTTAAGTGCCGATCATTTAGAATTTTCTGGAGAAAAAGAAATTCACGAATTAGCATTTTCAGATGTGGTAGCAACTGTTTTACCTGGCGCATCTATAGGATTAGGAATGCAATATTCGCCGGCACGCAAATTATTAGACACTGGTTGTTGTGTGTCTATAGCTTCGGATTGGAATCCTGGTTCAGCACCAATGGGCGATTTATTAACACAAGCTTCTATTTTAGCAACATTCGAAAAATTATCGATGGCTGAAGTTTTAGCAGCCATTACTTTTAGAGCAGCAAAGGCGTTAAATCTTTCTGATCGTGGAACTTTAGAAAAAGGAAAAAAAGCAGATTTTATTAGTTTCCCAACCGCAGAATTTCAAAATATTATTTATTATCAAGGACAAGTTCAACCAAACTATGTTTGGAAAAATGGAAATTTGATTCATAAAAATTAA
- a CDS encoding YicC/YloC family endoribonuclease encodes MIASMTGYGKSVLELPEKKITIEVRSLNSKTLDLNTRIPSFYREKELEVRNIISEKIQRGKVDFAMQVELNPAARTQKLNYDLIKQYITDFKQITPEISDADLLPVVMRMPDVMSYSQDDLSEDEWSSIRTTILEAIEALNQYRIDEGNVLKKELVGYVENILNLLSQVEPFEGERINTIKERFGKKLEDLKVEIDQNRYEQEMIYFLEKLDITEEKVRLKNNCEYFIQQLNEDGSNGKKLGFISQEIGREINTLGSKSNHAEMQKIVVQMKDELEKIKEQSLNVL; translated from the coding sequence ATGATCGCATCAATGACAGGATATGGTAAATCTGTTTTAGAATTACCAGAAAAAAAAATCACAATAGAGGTTCGTTCCCTAAATAGTAAAACTTTAGATCTAAACACAAGGATACCTTCTTTTTACCGTGAAAAAGAATTAGAAGTTAGAAACATAATTTCTGAAAAAATTCAGCGTGGTAAAGTAGATTTTGCGATGCAAGTCGAATTAAATCCTGCCGCTAGAACACAGAAACTGAACTACGATCTTATCAAACAATATATTACTGATTTCAAACAAATAACACCTGAAATTTCTGATGCAGATTTATTACCGGTTGTTATGCGTATGCCTGATGTAATGAGTTATTCACAGGATGATTTATCGGAAGATGAATGGTCATCAATCCGTACAACAATTCTGGAAGCTATTGAAGCTTTAAACCAATACCGCATTGATGAAGGAAATGTTCTTAAAAAAGAATTAGTTGGTTATGTTGAAAATATTTTAAATCTATTGTCGCAAGTTGAGCCATTCGAAGGAGAGCGTATTAATACAATTAAAGAACGATTTGGTAAAAAATTAGAGGATTTAAAAGTTGAGATTGATCAGAATCGTTACGAACAAGAAATGATTTATTTCTTAGAGAAATTAGACATTACAGAAGAAAAAGTTCGTCTTAAAAATAACTGCGAATATTTTATCCAACAATTAAACGAAGATGGATCTAACGGAAAAAAATTAGGTTTTATCTCACAAGAAATTGGACGTGAAATTAACACGTTAGGATCTAAATCTAATCATGCCGAAATGCAAAAAATTGTAGTTCAGATGAAAGATGAATTAGAAAAAATTAAAGAACAATCATTAAACGTTTTATAA
- a CDS encoding 3-oxoacyl-ACP synthase III family protein → MINSVITGSGHYLPTRIIKNSHFHNYEFFDENGEKIEKPGHEITQKFEDITEIKERRYVEDDLLNSDIATFAAKKAIEDAGINPEELDYIIVGHNFGDIDPVGRQIDIMPSISAKVKHNLGIQNLKCKPYDMTFGCPGWIESFILGHQFIQAKIAKKVLVIGSDTLSRASDPHDRSAMIFADGAGAVVLEAKEDDYKYGVLNHATLSFTGEEMTYLVNGKSLNPDYQGSIKNINMKGRKVYEFVLKNVPPAIKELLDETELEIGDIDKILLHQANAKMDHAMIQRLYKIYGKKAPENVDPMTVQFLGNTSVATVPTMFDLIAKGQLQPHQFNANDKIIMASVGATMNINAFIYQFEK, encoded by the coding sequence ATGATAAATTCTGTAATCACTGGTTCAGGACACTATTTGCCAACTCGCATCATTAAAAATTCACACTTTCATAATTATGAATTTTTTGACGAAAACGGAGAAAAAATAGAAAAACCAGGTCACGAAATAACTCAAAAATTTGAAGATATTACTGAAATTAAAGAACGTCGTTATGTAGAGGACGATTTATTAAATTCAGACATTGCAACATTTGCTGCAAAAAAAGCCATTGAAGATGCAGGAATAAATCCTGAAGAATTAGATTACATAATCGTTGGACACAATTTTGGCGATATTGATCCAGTTGGAAGACAAATTGATATAATGCCTTCTATTTCTGCTAAAGTAAAACACAATTTAGGTATCCAAAATTTAAAATGTAAACCTTACGACATGACTTTTGGTTGTCCGGGTTGGATAGAAAGTTTTATTTTAGGACACCAATTTATACAAGCTAAAATTGCTAAAAAAGTTTTAGTTATTGGTTCTGATACTTTATCAAGAGCTTCTGATCCACACGATCGTTCTGCTATGATTTTCGCAGATGGTGCTGGAGCTGTAGTTTTAGAAGCAAAAGAAGACGACTACAAATATGGAGTTCTTAACCACGCGACTTTAAGTTTTACTGGAGAAGAAATGACTTATTTAGTAAACGGAAAATCGTTGAATCCAGATTACCAAGGTTCAATCAAAAATATTAATATGAAAGGTCGTAAAGTTTACGAATTCGTATTAAAAAATGTTCCACCCGCAATCAAAGAATTATTAGACGAAACTGAATTGGAAATTGGTGATATTGATAAAATATTATTACACCAAGCCAATGCAAAAATGGATCATGCAATGATACAGCGTCTTTACAAAATATACGGAAAAAAAGCACCTGAAAATGTAGATCCAATGACAGTTCAGTTTTTAGGAAACACATCAGTTGCTACAGTTCCTACTATGTTTGATTTAATTGCAAAAGGACAATTACAACCTCATCAATTCAACGCAAACGATAAAATTATCATGGCTTCAGTTGGAGCTACGATGAATATCAACGCGTTTATTTACCAATTCGAAAAATAA
- the ruvB gene encoding Holliday junction branch migration DNA helicase RuvB: protein MSDLLNPDKEFYPDDDLNHENTVRPQSFDDFAGQGHILENLEVFVKASKLRGEALDHVLLHGPPGLGKTTLANIIANELGVGIKITSGPVLDKPSDLAGLLTNLEENDVLFIDEIHRMSPVIEEYLYSAMEDFKIDIMIDSGPNARSIQIGLNPFTLIGATTRSGLLTAPLRARFGINFRFEYYNVELLSSIVERSSGILGAPIDFEAAIEIAGRSRGTPRIANALLRRTRDFAQIKGNGRITKDIADFSLKALKVDDNGLDEMDNRILSTIIEKFKGGPVGITTLATAVGENGGTLEEVYEPYLIQEGYLMRTSRGRVATEKAYKHLGINYRGQNPMQTDIFDL from the coding sequence ATGTCTGATCTATTAAATCCAGATAAAGAATTTTATCCTGATGATGATTTAAACCACGAAAATACCGTCCGTCCTCAAAGTTTTGATGATTTTGCAGGACAAGGGCATATTTTAGAAAATTTAGAAGTGTTTGTAAAAGCATCTAAATTACGTGGTGAAGCATTGGATCATGTCTTATTACACGGACCTCCAGGTTTAGGAAAAACAACTTTAGCCAATATTATAGCCAACGAATTAGGCGTTGGAATTAAAATAACTTCAGGTCCAGTTTTAGATAAGCCAAGTGATTTGGCTGGTTTATTAACAAACTTAGAAGAAAATGATGTGCTTTTCATCGACGAAATTCATCGTATGTCACCTGTTATTGAAGAATATTTATATTCGGCAATGGAGGATTTTAAAATTGATATAATGATTGATTCTGGTCCCAATGCACGTTCAATTCAAATCGGATTAAATCCTTTCACGTTGATTGGAGCAACCACGCGTTCTGGATTATTAACAGCACCACTACGAGCACGATTCGGAATTAATTTTCGCTTTGAATATTATAATGTAGAACTTTTAAGTTCTATTGTCGAACGTTCTTCAGGAATTTTAGGAGCACCAATTGATTTTGAAGCAGCAATAGAAATCGCAGGTCGTAGTCGTGGAACTCCTCGTATTGCGAATGCATTATTACGTCGTACACGAGATTTTGCACAAATCAAAGGAAATGGTAGAATTACAAAAGACATTGCAGATTTCAGCTTAAAAGCTTTAAAAGTTGATGATAATGGTTTGGACGAAATGGATAATAGAATCTTATCAACAATTATCGAAAAATTTAAAGGTGGTCCAGTCGGAATTACAACTTTAGCAACTGCGGTAGGAGAGAACGGAGGAACTTTAGAAGAAGTGTACGAACCTTATTTAATTCAGGAAGGTTATTTAATGCGTACTTCTCGTGGTCGTGTGGCAACAGAAAAAGCTTACAAGCATTTAGGAATTAATTATCGAGGACAAAATCCAATGCAAACGGATATTTTTGATTTATAA
- a CDS encoding DUF3078 domain-containing protein — protein sequence MRFFISILFIFISVFTSAQFLDTNGNLIIDGRKFLKSKVDTTGRKSGWEIYGTNTLTVNQNTFSNWIAGGENSVSFIAKVDYELNYRKKRNMWDNRIIMEYGFLDNKTNGTRKTTDNINITSSYGYLWKKSWYLTSSVNLRSQFAPGYDFGTTPKTKKSNLFAPAYLTVGVGANYNPTADFSLSIHPITSRTTIVLDKDLQKKGSYGLREDDEALYFEIGAYIGARYKFKLFENVTYDNNIGLFSNYSHKPLNIDLVYSGVLNMKINNFMSTQLTLNLAYDEDQIKKTQFKQTLGVGLTYKFDSTKKNDKKKRNKKEYIQPITQFDTSPLIIIQKPLDMKKYQKIFEKDEVDESSNYLKSETILDEF from the coding sequence ATGAGATTTTTTATTTCAATACTATTCATCTTCATATCAGTATTTACTTCTGCCCAATTTTTAGATACAAACGGTAATCTAATTATTGATGGTAGAAAGTTTCTAAAATCGAAAGTTGATACAACTGGCAGAAAGTCTGGTTGGGAAATCTACGGAACAAATACATTAACTGTTAATCAAAACACTTTTTCTAATTGGATTGCTGGAGGTGAAAATTCGGTTTCATTTATTGCTAAAGTCGATTACGAATTAAATTATCGTAAAAAGAGGAATATGTGGGACAATCGTATCATTATGGAATACGGTTTTCTTGATAACAAAACAAACGGAACAAGAAAAACTACTGATAATATCAACATCACTTCATCGTATGGTTATTTATGGAAAAAAAGTTGGTATTTAACTTCATCCGTTAATTTACGATCTCAGTTTGCACCTGGTTATGATTTCGGAACGACACCAAAAACGAAGAAATCTAATCTTTTTGCTCCTGCCTATTTAACAGTCGGAGTCGGAGCAAATTACAATCCTACAGCAGATTTTTCTTTAAGCATACATCCAATTACCTCAAGAACTACAATAGTTTTAGATAAAGATTTACAGAAAAAAGGAAGTTACGGTTTGCGTGAAGATGATGAAGCTTTGTATTTTGAAATTGGTGCATATATTGGTGCTAGATATAAATTTAAACTTTTTGAAAATGTGACCTACGATAATAATATCGGGTTATTTTCCAATTATTCTCATAAACCATTAAATATAGATTTAGTGTATTCTGGAGTTTTAAACATGAAAATTAATAACTTTATGTCAACCCAATTAACTCTAAATCTTGCGTATGACGAAGATCAAATTAAGAAAACACAGTTTAAACAAACATTAGGTGTTGGATTAACTTACAAGTTTGATAGCACGAAGAAAAACGATAAGAAAAAACGTAATAAAAAAGAATATATACAACCAATCACACAATTTGATACATCTCCATTAATCATTATTCAAAAACCACTTGATATGAAAAAATATCAGAAGATTTTTGAAAAAGATGAAGTGGATGAATCTTCAAATTATTTAAAATCAGAAACTATTTTAGATGAATTTTAA
- the ubiE gene encoding bifunctional demethylmenaquinone methyltransferase/2-methoxy-6-polyprenyl-1,4-benzoquinol methylase UbiE — MAKHDNITPYEASDLTKKKQVEQMFDNISPKYDLLNRILSGGIDIQWRKDVIKMVQAAKPATILDIATGTGDLVIMMAKNTNAQITGLDLSAGMLEVGRKKVEAEGLNDRVTMIQGDSENLPFEDNTFDCITVSFGVRNFENLEKGLSEIRRILKPGGTFIILEFSYPTTFPMKQLYTFYSKNILPAIGKLISKDQSAYTYLPDSVAAFPHGEEMKNILKSVNFTQPIDKKLTFGIASIYKSIK; from the coding sequence ATGGCAAAACACGATAATATTACTCCATACGAAGCATCTGATTTAACTAAGAAAAAACAAGTTGAACAAATGTTTGACAATATTTCGCCGAAATACGATTTATTAAACAGAATTTTATCTGGCGGAATCGATATTCAGTGGAGAAAAGATGTGATTAAAATGGTACAAGCTGCTAAACCAGCTACAATTTTAGACATCGCTACTGGTACAGGTGATTTAGTAATTATGATGGCTAAAAACACGAACGCTCAAATTACTGGTTTAGATTTATCTGCTGGTATGTTAGAGGTTGGTCGTAAAAAAGTTGAAGCTGAAGGATTAAATGATCGTGTAACGATGATCCAAGGAGATTCTGAAAATTTACCTTTCGAGGATAATACTTTTGATTGTATTACAGTTTCTTTCGGAGTACGTAATTTTGAGAATTTAGAAAAAGGTTTGTCAGAAATTCGTAGAATTTTAAAACCAGGTGGAACATTCATTATTTTAGAATTTTCTTATCCTACGACATTCCCGATGAAACAATTATATACTTTTTATTCAAAAAATATTTTACCTGCAATTGGAAAATTAATATCGAAAGATCAGAGTGCTTATACTTATTTACCAGACTCTGTTGCCGCATTTCCACACGGTGAAGAGATGAAAAATATTTTAAAAAGTGTAAATTTTACTCAACCAATCGATAAAAAACTTACTTTTGGGATTGCAAGCATCTATAAGAGTATAAAATAA
- a CDS encoding DUF3078 domain-containing protein, translating into MNFKINPTIKKTILTLTLIASSIAFAQTVKDGKVATDSQRYLKDQKFDGRTEGWFISGNNALLFSQSAFSNWMAGGVNSIALNGNLNYEFNLTRGKNIWDNRIILGYGVQTNEGEETRKNNDIIDLTSSYGYNFKKNWYLAAAMNFKTQFTSGYDYSLDPKKKISNFMAPGYLSFGLGVDYKPNDNFQVNIHPFTARVTFVMDEDLQYAGNYGLKNDGDSSFFELGAYLGARYKFQVMEGISYDNRIGIFANYLDKPQNMDIAYWGQLDFVVNKFISAQVAVNLLYDENQIKKTQLKQTLGIGFTYKFDNKPKEEIKPEGTAFNIVNEEATILDSIQKNEIVSNYELKKDPILTQTILVSQ; encoded by the coding sequence ATGAATTTTAAAATCAACCCAACTATAAAAAAAACAATATTAACCTTAACGCTAATTGCTTCTTCAATCGCTTTTGCACAAACGGTAAAAGATGGTAAAGTAGCTACTGATAGCCAACGCTATTTAAAAGACCAAAAATTTGATGGCCGTACCGAAGGTTGGTTTATATCAGGAAATAACGCTTTACTTTTTTCACAAAGTGCATTTTCTAATTGGATGGCCGGTGGTGTAAATTCTATTGCTTTAAACGGTAATTTGAATTATGAATTTAATCTAACTCGTGGTAAAAATATTTGGGACAATCGTATCATTTTAGGATATGGTGTACAAACCAACGAAGGCGAAGAAACTCGTAAAAACAACGACATCATCGATTTAACTTCATCTTACGGATACAATTTTAAAAAGAATTGGTATTTAGCTGCTGCGATGAATTTCAAAACACAATTTACATCTGGATATGATTATAGTTTAGATCCTAAAAAGAAAATTTCAAACTTTATGGCTCCAGGTTATTTAAGTTTTGGATTAGGGGTTGATTACAAACCAAACGATAATTTTCAAGTTAATATTCATCCATTTACTGCGCGTGTAACTTTTGTAATGGACGAAGATTTACAATATGCAGGGAATTATGGTTTGAAAAATGATGGAGATAGTTCATTTTTCGAACTTGGTGCTTATTTAGGCGCTCGATATAAATTCCAAGTGATGGAAGGAATTTCTTACGATAACCGAATCGGAATTTTTGCAAATTATTTAGATAAACCTCAAAATATGGATATTGCATATTGGGGACAATTAGATTTTGTTGTCAATAAATTTATTTCTGCTCAAGTTGCTGTCAACTTATTATACGATGAAAATCAAATAAAGAAAACACAGCTTAAACAAACATTAGGTATAGGTTTTACTTACAAGTTTGATAATAAACCAAAAGAAGAAATAAAACCTGAAGGAACTGCCTTTAATATAGTAAATGAAGAAGCGACAATATTAGATTCAATTCAAAAAAATGAAATCGTATCGAATTACGAATTAAAAAAGGATCCAATCTTAACACAAACTATTTTAGTTTCACAATAA
- the hemH gene encoding ferrochelatase, whose amino-acid sequence MSKGILLVNLGSPDSTNVEDVRTYLREFLMDGKVIDTPWLIRKMIVELFILPKRPINSAEAYKKIWTDEGSPLIVYSKILQQKVQEHMDIPVGLAMRYKNPSIEFGMQQLYDQGVRDILVVPLYPQYTMSTTETVADKVLEVQKKKFNDVNIQFIKAFYNHPDYIKVLGDSIKENLPEDYDKLLFSYHGIPERHDKKALKAASKSGLPIETYRNQCIETSRLVAEYLQLPEDKYYTSFQSRLGRDPWIKPYTDETLELFPKHNGVKNIAVCTPAFVADCLETLEEISMEGKEEFLEAGGEKFTYIPCLNDRQDWIDTLVKWFKGWQNN is encoded by the coding sequence ATGAGTAAAGGAATATTATTAGTGAATCTTGGTTCGCCAGATTCTACTAATGTTGAAGATGTAAGAACTTATTTACGAGAATTTTTAATGGATGGGAAAGTGATTGATACTCCTTGGCTTATCCGTAAAATGATTGTTGAATTATTTATCTTACCTAAAAGACCAATAAATTCTGCTGAAGCATACAAAAAAATATGGACTGATGAAGGCTCTCCTTTAATCGTATATTCTAAAATATTACAACAAAAAGTTCAAGAACACATGGATATTCCTGTTGGATTAGCAATGAGATATAAAAATCCATCTATTGAATTTGGAATGCAACAATTGTACGATCAAGGAGTTCGAGATATTTTAGTTGTTCCATTATATCCACAATATACTATGTCTACAACAGAAACTGTTGCTGATAAAGTATTAGAAGTTCAAAAAAAGAAATTCAATGATGTAAATATTCAGTTTATAAAAGCTTTCTACAATCACCCAGATTACATTAAAGTTTTAGGAGATTCTATAAAAGAAAATTTACCTGAAGATTACGATAAATTATTATTTTCTTACCATGGAATTCCAGAACGACATGACAAAAAAGCTTTAAAAGCTGCAAGTAAAAGTGGTTTACCGATTGAGACTTATCGCAATCAGTGTATAGAAACATCACGTTTAGTTGCAGAATATTTACAATTACCAGAAGATAAATATTACACTTCTTTCCAATCTCGTTTAGGTCGAGATCCTTGGATTAAACCATATACAGATGAAACTTTAGAATTGTTTCCTAAACACAATGGTGTAAAAAATATAGCTGTTTGCACACCAGCATTCGTAGCAGATTGTTTAGAAACTTTGGAAGAAATTTCGATGGAAGGTAAAGAAGAATTTTTAGAAGCTGGAGGCGAAAAATTTACTTATATTCCTTGTTTAAATGATCGTCAGGATTGGATTGATACTTTAGTTAAATGGTTCAAAGGATGGCAAAATAATTAA